The Mauremys mutica isolate MM-2020 ecotype Southern chromosome 1, ASM2049712v1, whole genome shotgun sequence genome has a segment encoding these proteins:
- the ARL6 gene encoding ADP-ribosylation factor-like protein 6 isoform X2, with the protein MGLFDKLAGWLGLKKKEVHVLCLGLDNSGKTTIINKLKPSNAQTQDIVPTIGFSIEKFKTSSLSFTVFDMSGQGRYRNLWEHYYKEGQAIIFVIDSSDKLRMVVAKEELDTLLNHPDIKHRRLPILFFANKMDLRDAVSSVKVSQLLSLENIKDKPWHICASDALKGEGLQEGVDWLQDQIQAMKT; encoded by the exons ATGGGATTGTTTGATAAGCTAGCAGGATGGCTTGGTCTGAAGAAGAAGGAGGTTCATGTTTTGTGCCTTGGGTTGGACAATAGTGGCAAAACAACTATCATTAATAAACTTAAACCTTCAAAT gcTCAAACTCAAGACATAGTTCCAACAATAGGATTCAGTATAGAAAAATTCAAGACATCCAG TTTGTCTTTCACCGTGTTTGACATGTCAGGTCAAGGCAGATACAGAAACCTGTGGGAACATTACTACAA AGAAGGCCAGGCCATTATTTTTGTCATTGATAGCAGTGATAAATTAAGAATGGTTGTGGCCAAAGAAGAACTTGACACCCTCCTGAATCATCCAG ATATCAAACACCGTAGACTACCTATCTTGTTCTTTGCTAACAAGATGGACCTCAGGGATGCGGTATCATCTGTGAAAGTCTCTCAGTTACTGTCTTTAGAGAACATCAAAGATAAACCATGGCATATCTG TGCTAGTGATGCGCTTAAAGGAGAAGGGTTACAAGAAGGTGTAGATTGGCTCCAAG ATCAGATCCAAGCAATGAAGACATGA
- the ARL6 gene encoding ADP-ribosylation factor-like protein 6 isoform X1, whose translation MGLFDKLAGWLGLKKKEVHVLCLGLDNSGKTTIINKLKPSNAQTQDIVPTIGFSIEKFKTSSLSFTVFDMSGQGRYRNLWEHYYKEGQAIIFVIDSSDKLRMVVAKEELDTLLNHPAIKVFELGRDFKTYQKICEHSQSMRLRPRDPTVCVLVGYNLQRTTMTDIKHRRLPILFFANKMDLRDAVSSVKVSQLLSLENIKDKPWHICASDALKGEGLQEGVDWLQDQIQAMKT comes from the exons ATGGGATTGTTTGATAAGCTAGCAGGATGGCTTGGTCTGAAGAAGAAGGAGGTTCATGTTTTGTGCCTTGGGTTGGACAATAGTGGCAAAACAACTATCATTAATAAACTTAAACCTTCAAAT gcTCAAACTCAAGACATAGTTCCAACAATAGGATTCAGTATAGAAAAATTCAAGACATCCAG TTTGTCTTTCACCGTGTTTGACATGTCAGGTCAAGGCAGATACAGAAACCTGTGGGAACATTACTACAA AGAAGGCCAGGCCATTATTTTTGTCATTGATAGCAGTGATAAATTAAGAATGGTTGTGGCCAAAGAAGAACTTGACACCCTCCTGAATCATCCAG CCATAAAGGTATTTGAGTTGGGGAGGGATTTCAAAACTTACCAGAAAATTTGTGAGCACTCCCAAAGCATGCGGCTGAGGCCACGTGACCCAACAGTGTGCGTCTTGGTAGGATACAACCTTCAAAGAACCACAATGACAG ATATCAAACACCGTAGACTACCTATCTTGTTCTTTGCTAACAAGATGGACCTCAGGGATGCGGTATCATCTGTGAAAGTCTCTCAGTTACTGTCTTTAGAGAACATCAAAGATAAACCATGGCATATCTG TGCTAGTGATGCGCTTAAAGGAGAAGGGTTACAAGAAGGTGTAGATTGGCTCCAAG ATCAGATCCAAGCAATGAAGACATGA